The following coding sequences are from one Epilithonimonas vandammei window:
- a CDS encoding RNA-binding S4 domain-containing protein: MRIDKFLWSVRFYKTRNIAAEEIKKNRVSIGENVVKSSKEVKMGDVIKIKKNQIEYKIKVIDLPKSRIGAKLVALYVIDMTEKDQYDILKMRKSAQDYYRQKGLGRPTKKDRREMDDFSAGSSASEMDNDDWDVFFSPDTEETED; this comes from the coding sequence ATGAGAATAGATAAATTTTTATGGAGTGTGAGATTTTATAAAACCAGAAACATCGCTGCGGAGGAAATCAAAAAGAATAGGGTGAGTATAGGAGAAAATGTGGTAAAGTCTTCTAAAGAGGTAAAAATGGGCGATGTTATTAAAATTAAAAAAAATCAAATCGAATATAAAATAAAAGTAATCGATCTCCCGAAAAGTAGGATAGGCGCAAAATTGGTTGCTCTTTATGTTATCGATATGACGGAGAAAGATCAATATGATATTTTAAAAATGAGAAAATCTGCTCAAGACTATTACAGGCAAAAAGGACTCGGAAGACCTACAAAAAAAGATAGGCGAGAAATGGACGATTTTTCTGCTGGCAGTTCAGCCTCAGAAATGGATAATGACGATTGGGATGTTTTTTTCTCACCAGACACTGAAGAAACCGAAGATTAA
- a CDS encoding shikimate kinase: protein MIISLLGYMGSGKSHVSKNLSKKLNFPLIDLDQKISEENLLSIAEIFQTKGEIFFRKEEKRVLENILNEEKDIILSLGGGTPVYYSNMDHINEKSKSIFLRASVKTLTERVLLQKNTRPLIAKLNDDDVPEFIAKHLFERNPFYGKSHFTVDTDSKTANDISDEIIKLLKI, encoded by the coding sequence ATGATAATTTCTTTACTTGGATACATGGGAAGCGGTAAATCTCACGTTTCCAAAAACTTGAGCAAAAAATTAAATTTTCCATTAATTGATCTTGATCAAAAAATTTCTGAAGAGAACCTGCTCAGTATTGCTGAAATATTCCAGACAAAGGGAGAAATATTCTTTCGCAAGGAAGAAAAACGCGTATTGGAAAATATTCTGAACGAGGAAAAAGATATCATTCTGAGTCTTGGCGGTGGAACTCCTGTTTACTATAGTAATATGGATCATATCAATGAAAAATCCAAGAGTATTTTTCTAAGAGCTTCTGTAAAAACACTTACAGAACGTGTCCTGCTACAGAAAAATACCCGACCGCTGATTGCCAAATTAAATGACGACGACGTCCCTGAATTTATCGCTAAGCATCTTTTCGAAAGGAATCCTTTCTATGGCAAATCTCATTTTACAGTCGATACAGACTCCAAAACCGCCAATGATATATCTGATGAAATCATTAAGCTATTAAAGATTTAA
- the panC gene encoding pantoate--beta-alanine ligase: MQVFYDKDSFSKYIDLQKEQNNSIGFAPTMGALHAGHISLYEEANKDNDVVISSIFVNPTQFNNPDDLEKYPRTVENDIEKLKNSKLVDAVYIPKVKDIYPNGLERKHYDFGGIENEMEGAARPGHFDGVGTVVEELFRQVRPDNAYFGEKDFQQLKIIEKLVDILNLGIKIHGVKIHRENNGLAMSSRNMRLSEAEKEASSVIYQTLKKVDDWFRVITIPEIKIRVEEIFDRDDMVLEYFLIANEDTLKEADFFSEDENYRAFIVVNVEQVRLIDNMHLK; this comes from the coding sequence ATGCAGGTTTTTTACGATAAAGATTCTTTTTCAAAATATATTGATTTACAAAAAGAACAAAACAATTCCATCGGATTCGCGCCTACAATGGGAGCATTGCACGCCGGACACATATCTCTATATGAAGAAGCTAACAAAGATAATGACGTTGTAATTTCCTCCATATTCGTAAATCCTACCCAATTCAATAATCCTGACGATTTAGAAAAATATCCCAGAACTGTTGAAAATGATATTGAAAAGCTCAAGAATTCTAAATTGGTAGATGCCGTTTACATCCCAAAAGTAAAAGACATATATCCAAATGGTTTGGAAAGAAAACATTACGACTTCGGAGGTATCGAAAACGAGATGGAAGGAGCTGCAAGACCTGGTCATTTTGATGGCGTAGGAACCGTGGTAGAAGAATTATTTCGACAAGTAAGACCAGATAATGCCTATTTTGGAGAAAAAGACTTTCAACAACTGAAAATCATCGAAAAATTAGTAGATATTCTGAATCTGGGCATCAAAATTCACGGTGTAAAAATCCATAGAGAAAATAACGGACTAGCGATGAGTTCCAGAAATATGCGACTTTCCGAAGCGGAGAAAGAAGCATCATCTGTTATTTATCAAACCCTGAAAAAAGTGGATGATTGGTTTCGCGTCATAACGATACCAGAAATCAAAATAAGAGTTGAGGAAATCTTCGATAGGGATGATATGGTGCTGGAATACTTTCTGATTGCCAATGAAGACACTTTGAAAGAAGCAGACTTTTTTTCAGAAGACGAAAATTACCGTGCCTTCATCGTGGTAAATGTAGAGCAAGTAAGACTGATTGACAATATGCACCTGAAATAA
- a CDS encoding glycogen/starch synthase has translation MPNQKILYVTTEMYPYQEDTNMGSLVHKMALKMHSEGNDVRVFMPRFGQISERKFQLHEVIRLSGMNIIINDLDQPLIIKVASLPGERLQVYFIDNEEYFKRKQYYFDDEGHPFEDNNERAVFFARGVIETIKKLNWVPDVIHLNGWMSSLIPIYLKTYYKDDSYFKDTKIVLSVYNEEDLKLNENTKEILEFDNISDLQSLDNPSFLNFVNDSMDYVDVIVKGNEFLEEKLEEAFAKAEAEKSDYLNADSIAKIY, from the coding sequence ATGCCTAATCAAAAGATTTTATACGTTACTACGGAGATGTATCCCTATCAGGAAGATACGAATATGGGAAGCTTGGTGCACAAAATGGCGCTGAAAATGCATAGCGAGGGTAACGATGTAAGGGTTTTTATGCCGAGATTCGGACAAATCAGTGAAAGGAAATTTCAATTGCACGAGGTAATCCGTCTGTCCGGGATGAATATTATTATAAATGATTTGGACCAGCCACTGATCATCAAAGTTGCATCTTTACCAGGTGAGCGTTTGCAGGTTTATTTTATAGATAATGAAGAATACTTCAAAAGAAAACAATACTATTTTGATGACGAAGGCCATCCTTTCGAAGATAACAATGAAAGAGCTGTTTTCTTTGCAAGGGGAGTTATAGAAACAATTAAAAAGCTAAATTGGGTGCCAGATGTAATTCATCTTAATGGTTGGATGTCTTCGTTAATCCCGATATATCTGAAAACATATTATAAAGACGATTCTTATTTCAAGGATACTAAAATTGTTCTTTCTGTTTATAATGAAGAAGATTTGAAGCTGAATGAAAATACAAAAGAAATTCTTGAATTTGATAATATTTCAGATTTACAATCGTTAGATAATCCAAGCTTTCTCAATTTTGTAAATGACAGTATGGATTATGTAGATGTTATAGTGAAAGGAAATGAATTTTTGGAAGAGAAACTTGAAGAAGCCTTTGCGAAAGCCGAAGCTGAAAAATCCGACTATCTGAACGCAGATTCAATAGCAAAAATTTATTAA
- a CDS encoding DUF4270 family protein, whose amino-acid sequence MMKLIPALLMGIVVMNSCESELDNLGSQLVNGSEASEKVYGLAAYNVNNQDVQKVVTSQYDSVRIGAFSEPVFGGQKVSYFTQVRLSSYNPDFGKNPVVDSVVLTLKPLYETASDSLKTTTTEDYIYPDGNVAAKKVVNTYPVRKYGKYKVGTATPPLTIRVHEVTDFLGGASDSIKTNKTIAVSSTDIGSKSFNGTVNSVVITKDSDASEIVNRTVSLRIPLKKEFFQDKIIAKQGNQVLKDAASFIRYFRGLRISVDENDGYLFSMAPNDAAITIYYKNDVTASDGTVTKTKQETSLSLGSPNVHLSHVAYSRSSSYITGTKDAIDAKDIKTNTALPIANPSTKLYLQGMGGSSIGVRITKELITSLRNQYKNEKIAVVSAKIRLYNDSTDPEWDNKYRKPSSFLVKERDTMSRFLPDMTLLASAGYSLVRSTNLSTKDAYYDVSITSSLKQIIEDESYNINENNGKDFIIDVGSYLVDSSTGALLGQTYNDRPYNPFRLLLVGTDTSKIGQEMSVSSKNVQLRLIFTKK is encoded by the coding sequence ATGATGAAGTTGATCCCTGCTTTATTAATGGGGATTGTTGTGATGAATTCATGCGAAAGCGAACTGGATAACCTCGGTTCTCAGTTGGTAAATGGATCCGAAGCTTCAGAGAAAGTTTACGGACTTGCTGCTTATAATGTCAATAACCAAGATGTTCAGAAAGTTGTTACATCTCAGTATGACAGTGTTCGGATTGGCGCATTTAGTGAGCCTGTTTTTGGTGGTCAGAAAGTTTCTTATTTCACGCAAGTAAGGCTGAGCTCCTATAATCCTGATTTTGGAAAAAATCCTGTTGTAGATTCTGTTGTTCTTACTCTTAAACCTTTGTATGAAACGGCTTCAGACTCTTTAAAAACGACAACAACTGAAGATTATATCTATCCTGACGGAAATGTAGCTGCAAAAAAAGTAGTGAATACCTATCCAGTTAGAAAATATGGTAAATATAAGGTTGGAACGGCAACTCCTCCTTTAACCATAAGAGTTCACGAGGTTACTGACTTTTTAGGTGGAGCTTCCGACTCTATTAAAACAAATAAAACAATTGCAGTTTCATCTACAGATATTGGGTCGAAAAGCTTCAATGGTACAGTTAATTCAGTGGTCATCACAAAAGATTCAGATGCCTCGGAAATTGTGAACCGAACTGTGTCGTTAAGAATACCATTGAAAAAAGAATTTTTTCAGGATAAAATCATAGCAAAACAAGGAAATCAAGTGCTGAAAGATGCTGCATCATTTATCAGATATTTCCGAGGTTTAAGAATTTCTGTTGATGAAAATGACGGTTACCTGTTTTCTATGGCTCCTAATGATGCTGCAATAACCATTTATTACAAGAACGATGTTACCGCATCAGATGGAACAGTTACTAAGACAAAACAAGAAACATCTTTAAGTCTGGGATCGCCGAATGTTCACTTAAGTCACGTGGCTTACTCTAGAAGTAGCTCTTACATAACCGGCACAAAAGATGCCATAGATGCAAAAGATATCAAAACAAATACAGCACTACCAATAGCAAATCCTTCAACCAAACTTTATTTACAAGGGATGGGAGGAAGCAGTATTGGTGTTCGCATTACAAAGGAATTAATTACCTCATTAAGAAATCAATATAAAAATGAAAAAATTGCAGTTGTTTCTGCAAAAATTCGATTATATAATGATAGTACTGATCCTGAGTGGGATAATAAATACAGAAAACCCTCAAGTTTCCTTGTAAAAGAAAGAGATACAATGTCAAGATTCTTACCGGATATGACGCTACTTGCAAGCGCTGGATATTCACTTGTTCGTAGTACTAATCTTTCCACAAAAGATGCTTACTACGATGTTAGTATTACCTCCTCACTTAAACAAATTATCGAGGATGAGTCTTACAATATAAATGAGAATAATGGAAAAGATTTTATAATTGATGTAGGATCTTATCTCGTTGACTCGTCTACAGGAGCACTACTTGGTCAGACTTATAATGACAGACCATACAATCCTTTTAGGTTATTATTGGTAGGAACCGATACAAGTAAAATAGGACAGGAGATGTCTGTCAGCTCAAAAAATGTCCAGTTAAGATTAATATTTACAAAAAAATAA
- the glmS gene encoding glutamine--fructose-6-phosphate transaminase (isomerizing), protein MCGIVGYTGFRDAYDVVINGLRRLEYRGYDSAGVILELQNGDFEFKKTKGKVDDLVAISKNLQTTSKLGMGHTRWATHGVPSDNNSHPHLSNNGKIAIVHNGIIENYDTIKTMLINKNFEFKSETDTEVLVNLIQYFMDKDPSLDFSEAVRYALNEVYGAYAISVMHEDFPGQLVVARLGSPLAIGIGENEYFVASDASPFVEFTKEAVYLEEGHMATISLESGIDIRTIKENTKIEPAIQELRLNLEQIEKGGYEHFMLKEIFEQPKSILDTMRGRLLVDEGIIKMAGIWDHLERLTNAERIIIIACGTSWHAGLIGEYLIEEFARVPVEVEYASEFRYRNPIISSKDVVIAISQSGETADTMAAIKLAKEKGAFVFGICNVVDSSIARYTDAGAYTHAGPEIGVASTKAFTSQLTILSLIAIKLGNHNGNLGKADFMRLIAELEAIPNKVEDVLNSVDENVKAIASKFVDATNFLYLGRGYNFPAALEGALKLKEISYIHAEGYPAAEMKHGPIALIDENMPIVIIAPKVGHYDKIVSNVQEIKARKGKVIAIVNKGDSQVSAMADYIIEIPETSECFSPILASIPLQLLSYYIAVARGANVDQPRNLAKSVTVE, encoded by the coding sequence ATGTGCGGAATCGTTGGTTATACGGGTTTTAGAGATGCATACGATGTTGTTATAAACGGATTGCGCCGTTTAGAATACCGTGGTTATGACAGTGCCGGTGTAATTTTAGAATTACAAAATGGTGATTTTGAATTCAAAAAAACCAAAGGAAAAGTTGATGATCTGGTAGCAATTTCTAAGAATCTTCAGACAACTTCCAAGCTTGGAATGGGACATACGAGATGGGCTACACATGGTGTTCCAAGTGATAATAATTCTCATCCACATCTTTCTAACAACGGAAAAATAGCAATTGTTCATAATGGTATCATTGAAAATTACGACACCATCAAAACAATGCTTATCAATAAAAACTTTGAATTTAAATCAGAAACGGATACTGAAGTATTGGTTAATTTAATTCAATATTTTATGGATAAAGATCCATCTCTCGATTTTTCTGAAGCCGTGCGTTACGCATTGAATGAAGTTTATGGCGCGTATGCAATTTCAGTAATGCACGAAGATTTTCCAGGACAGTTAGTTGTTGCAAGATTAGGTTCGCCACTTGCTATAGGAATTGGTGAGAATGAATATTTTGTAGCTTCTGATGCTTCACCATTTGTCGAGTTTACAAAAGAAGCTGTGTATCTTGAAGAAGGTCATATGGCGACGATCTCGCTGGAATCAGGGATTGATATCAGAACAATAAAAGAAAATACGAAAATAGAACCCGCTATTCAGGAGTTAAGATTAAATCTTGAACAAATTGAAAAAGGAGGCTATGAGCATTTTATGCTAAAAGAAATTTTTGAGCAACCAAAATCCATTCTTGATACAATGCGTGGTCGCCTTCTTGTGGATGAAGGAATTATTAAAATGGCTGGAATCTGGGATCATTTAGAAAGATTGACGAATGCCGAAAGAATCATTATTATCGCTTGTGGTACATCTTGGCACGCAGGTCTTATCGGTGAGTATCTTATTGAAGAATTTGCAAGAGTTCCTGTAGAAGTGGAGTATGCTTCTGAGTTCAGATACAGAAATCCAATCATAAGTTCTAAAGATGTTGTAATTGCAATCTCACAATCAGGTGAAACAGCTGATACAATGGCTGCCATTAAGCTTGCCAAAGAAAAAGGAGCTTTCGTTTTCGGAATTTGTAATGTGGTAGATTCTTCTATTGCCCGGTATACAGATGCTGGTGCTTATACGCACGCTGGACCAGAAATTGGTGTAGCTTCTACAAAAGCTTTCACATCACAATTAACAATTTTATCATTAATTGCAATCAAGTTAGGTAATCACAACGGAAATCTTGGAAAAGCAGATTTCATGAGATTAATTGCAGAATTGGAAGCAATACCTAATAAAGTAGAAGATGTTCTTAATTCAGTGGATGAAAATGTAAAAGCTATTGCATCCAAATTTGTTGATGCTACTAACTTCTTATATTTAGGAAGAGGTTATAATTTCCCTGCAGCACTTGAAGGAGCTCTAAAATTAAAAGAGATTTCTTATATCCACGCCGAAGGTTATCCTGCTGCAGAAATGAAGCATGGACCGATTGCTCTAATTGATGAGAATATGCCAATCGTTATTATTGCTCCAAAAGTTGGACATTATGATAAGATTGTCAGCAATGTACAAGAAATCAAAGCTAGAAAAGGAAAGGTGATTGCCATTGTTAATAAAGGTGATAGTCAAGTTTCTGCAATGGCAGATTATATTATAGAGATTCCTGAGACATCAGAATGCTTCTCTCCAATTCTGGCATCTATACCGCTACAGCTATTATCTTATTATATTGCGGTTGCGAGAGGAGCTAATGTGGACCAGCCGAGAAACCTTGCAAAATCAGTAACTGTGGAATAA
- the porK gene encoding T9SS ring complex lipoprotein PorK/GldK — protein sequence MKRILFILLSTSVIISCSKGGGKGITGNPGIKGELIPRGSSKSFVAERPYGMVPIPGGSFVMGMADQDFSYTPEKAMLKTVTVSSFFMDETEVTNAEYRFFINAVRDSIARGLLAEAAGEGGGEEGGNGSSIADYAYASKKTGEEATPYQKFLESQGGRDGYDESKKLDKKVPLTYNTSAYPDEKYAEVLESMYLPAEKRINNERIIDWSKIKYGYQWEDVSSAVKDKDRGTKYLKKESIAVYPDTTVWVKDFNYAYNEPLFNQYFWHNAYKEYPVVGVTWDQARAYCDFKTKIKTDYNNSLKKKKQKALRFRLPTEAEWEYAAKGGIQNATYPWGGPYLQDDRGCYLANFKPKRGSYIENEKKGDYTYTAPVKKFQKNGYGLYDMAGNVSEWTESPYNNSTYEFSSTLNPNLSNQAYREVKKTVRGGSWKDAGFLLMTGYRDWERKDSARSYIGFRTIQDIPAGSGRFARKTK from the coding sequence ATGAAAAGGATATTATTTATACTGTTGTCGACTTCGGTTATCATTTCTTGTTCCAAAGGTGGAGGGAAAGGTATAACAGGTAACCCCGGAATCAAGGGTGAACTTATTCCAAGAGGATCTTCAAAATCATTTGTAGCTGAAAGACCTTATGGGATGGTTCCAATTCCAGGAGGATCTTTCGTAATGGGAATGGCAGATCAGGATTTTTCATATACTCCAGAAAAAGCAATGCTTAAAACTGTAACAGTTTCTTCCTTTTTTATGGATGAAACTGAGGTTACAAATGCAGAGTATCGTTTTTTCATCAACGCTGTTCGGGATTCAATCGCCAGAGGTTTGCTAGCTGAAGCTGCTGGTGAAGGTGGTGGCGAAGAAGGCGGCAATGGAAGTTCTATTGCTGACTATGCTTACGCTTCAAAAAAAACTGGTGAAGAAGCAACTCCTTATCAGAAATTTTTGGAGTCTCAAGGAGGGAGAGATGGTTATGATGAATCTAAAAAATTAGATAAAAAAGTACCATTAACTTATAATACTTCAGCATATCCAGATGAAAAATATGCAGAGGTTTTAGAATCTATGTATTTGCCAGCTGAGAAGAGAATTAATAATGAGAGAATCATTGATTGGTCTAAAATTAAATACGGTTATCAGTGGGAAGATGTATCTTCTGCAGTAAAAGATAAGGATAGAGGAACTAAATATCTAAAAAAAGAAAGTATTGCAGTTTATCCGGATACCACAGTATGGGTTAAGGATTTTAACTATGCTTATAATGAACCTTTATTTAATCAATATTTTTGGCATAACGCCTACAAAGAATATCCTGTTGTCGGTGTAACATGGGATCAGGCAAGAGCTTATTGTGATTTCAAAACTAAAATTAAAACAGATTATAATAATAGCCTGAAAAAGAAAAAGCAAAAAGCATTACGCTTTAGACTTCCTACAGAGGCAGAATGGGAATATGCTGCAAAAGGGGGAATTCAAAATGCTACTTATCCATGGGGTGGTCCTTATCTTCAGGATGATAGAGGATGTTATCTTGCAAACTTTAAACCTAAAAGAGGTTCTTACATAGAAAACGAGAAAAAAGGAGATTATACGTACACTGCTCCAGTAAAAAAGTTTCAAAAGAACGGTTATGGGCTATATGATATGGCAGGTAACGTTTCAGAGTGGACAGAATCTCCATATAATAACTCCACATATGAATTTTCCTCAACATTAAATCCTAACTTGTCCAATCAGGCATACAGAGAAGTTAAAAAGACTGTTAGAGGAGGATCTTGGAAAGATGCTGGATTTCTATTAATGACAGGTTACAGAGATTGGGAAAGAAAAGATTCTGCAAGAAGTTATATCGGATTCAGAACAATTCAGGATATTCCTGCCGGATCTGGAAGATTTGCAAGAAAAACAAAATAA
- the porL gene encoding type IX secretion system motor protein PorL/GldL yields the protein MFKTKESITNFVYSFGAAIVILGALFKMTHWSLGPITGNVALAAGLITEALIFLFFAFDPPAKEEHYAWENVYPELLDESAERQPRKVVAKVENKELEVSLSDKLDKMLADAKLDVSLFERLRGGIDKFSSSVDQINHTVDVSASTHKYNEQLNLAASHLESMNALYALQLEQGQKQSEFSKKYVEDIQKSAAQSEKFNEELQGLTTNLNSLNRVYGGMLSAMKS from the coding sequence ATGTTTAAAACTAAAGAATCAATAACAAATTTTGTTTATTCGTTTGGTGCAGCTATCGTAATCCTAGGTGCTTTATTCAAGATGACGCACTGGAGTTTAGGCCCTATTACTGGGAATGTTGCGCTTGCTGCCGGCTTGATCACGGAAGCTTTAATCTTCTTATTCTTTGCATTCGATCCACCAGCAAAAGAGGAGCATTATGCTTGGGAAAATGTTTATCCGGAACTATTGGATGAGTCTGCTGAAAGACAACCAAGAAAAGTTGTTGCTAAAGTAGAAAATAAAGAATTAGAAGTTTCATTATCTGATAAACTTGACAAAATGTTAGCAGATGCTAAGTTAGACGTGAGTTTATTTGAAAGATTAAGAGGTGGAATTGATAAATTCTCTTCTTCTGTAGATCAAATTAACCATACTGTAGATGTTTCTGCCTCTACCCACAAATATAACGAGCAATTAAATCTTGCCGCTTCTCACTTGGAAAGTATGAATGCGTTATATGCTTTGCAATTGGAACAAGGACAAAAACAATCTGAGTTCAGTAAAAAATATGTTGAAGATATTCAAAAGTCTGCAGCACAGTCAGAAAAATTCAATGAGGAGTTACAAGGTTTAACAACTAATCTTAATAGCCTTAATAGAGTTTACGGTGGTATGCTTAGTGCAATGAAGTCTTAA
- the porM gene encoding type IX secretion system motor protein PorM/GldM translates to MAGGKQTPRQKMINLMYLVFIAMLAMTIDQQIIRSYKDTNQSLTDTRLTVEERNDKIFKKTLEAKAVASPETYGPLLDQYKNLEGKTNDLVGFIEGIKNKMSLEAEYDSKLPIEESLTALNNTEPATQNFFKDGDEKTPSKTAQDLKTKVDDLRNFIVSTFGGNPQLKTVADRAQKMLIVDFPKGDKRSTQGWIQYKFYNQPLVAALSNLEIIQSEARNLQSDAITSMLQEKVDADIKFDAYEALVSGPSSVMKGEPAQIKVSIGTFASSVPGLAISGAKVINGQGIITPATGTPGEQKFQGTITFNDKNGKAHSLPYSHTLSVVSGQEALKEQSGAILAADKMNVLYRGLANPISGSILGADLNATTLSAAGASVSGGKGKWNVTPGAGNTVKLTISGKSPSGKMITQAFDFRVKNIPPPRGEIRGKGYDVMPANMISKQTLTATLKDFDFPVSFNVVSFKVKVPGKAVMSVNGSSLAPVESLTKGLRSGDNVAIFDVQATAQGLSGVVLPNISGVVISVL, encoded by the coding sequence ATGGCAGGAGGTAAACAGACACCACGTCAGAAGATGATTAACCTGATGTATTTGGTTTTCATTGCTATGCTTGCAATGACAATCGATCAGCAAATCATCAGATCATATAAAGATACGAATCAGTCATTGACTGATACGAGATTAACAGTAGAGGAACGTAACGATAAAATCTTTAAGAAAACTTTGGAGGCTAAAGCTGTTGCTTCTCCAGAAACTTATGGACCGTTATTAGATCAATACAAAAATTTGGAAGGAAAAACCAATGATTTAGTTGGTTTTATTGAAGGTATTAAAAATAAAATGAGTTTAGAGGCTGAGTATGATAGTAAATTACCTATCGAGGAAAGTCTTACTGCACTTAATAATACAGAACCAGCAACTCAGAATTTCTTCAAAGATGGTGATGAAAAAACTCCATCAAAAACTGCTCAAGATTTAAAAACAAAAGTAGATGATTTAAGAAATTTTATCGTTTCTACTTTTGGAGGAAACCCACAACTTAAAACTGTTGCGGATAGAGCTCAAAAGATGCTTATTGTAGATTTTCCTAAAGGTGATAAGAGAAGCACACAGGGTTGGATTCAATATAAGTTTTACAACCAGCCATTGGTAGCAGCTTTGTCTAACTTAGAAATTATTCAGTCTGAGGCTAGAAATTTGCAGTCAGATGCAATCACGTCGATGCTTCAGGAAAAAGTGGATGCTGATATAAAGTTTGACGCTTACGAAGCTTTAGTTTCTGGACCAAGTTCAGTGATGAAAGGAGAACCTGCTCAAATCAAAGTTTCTATCGGAACTTTTGCTAGTTCTGTTCCTGGTTTAGCTATTAGCGGTGCAAAGGTTATTAATGGACAAGGGATTATTACTCCTGCTACTGGAACTCCTGGAGAGCAGAAATTCCAAGGTACTATTACTTTCAATGATAAAAATGGAAAAGCTCATTCTCTTCCTTATTCTCATACATTGAGTGTTGTATCTGGGCAAGAAGCGCTTAAAGAGCAAAGTGGTGCAATCTTAGCAGCGGATAAGATGAATGTTCTATATAGAGGTTTAGCTAATCCAATTTCTGGATCTATCTTAGGAGCTGATCTTAATGCGACTACTTTATCAGCAGCAGGTGCTTCTGTAAGTGGAGGTAAAGGAAAATGGAATGTGACACCTGGTGCTGGAAACACTGTTAAATTAACAATTTCTGGAAAATCACCTAGTGGAAAAATGATAACTCAAGCTTTTGATTTTAGAGTTAAAAATATCCCTCCGCCAAGAGGTGAAATTAGAGGTAAGGGTTATGATGTAATGCCTGCCAACATGATTTCAAAACAAACTTTAACAGCTACACTTAAAGATTTTGATTTCCCAGTTTCGTTTAATGTGGTAAGCTTTAAAGTTAAAGTACCTGGTAAGGCAGTAATGTCTGTAAACGGAAGTTCATTAGCACCAGTAGAGTCCTTAACAAAAGGTCTAAGATCTGGAGATAACGTAGCAATCTTTGATGTTCAGGCAACAGCTCAAGGATTAAGCGGAGTAGTACTTCCTAATATCAGCGGTGTAGTTATTAGTGTACTATAA